A single region of the Phycisphaerae bacterium RAS1 genome encodes:
- the cpt_1 gene encoding Carboxypeptidase T precursor yields MKRLALLATFACNVVIFAAPPVAAPPSDSFGRSALHWAALRGDAGECAELLAGGTDVAAADANGETPLHLAARRLRTDVAARLIAAGADVRARNLSGLTPLALAARACPGEPEALARLGALAEILIAAGADPRDAQRPASPPLAPEDRAAYHTYAQVEADLAAAEALHPGLCRRVNLGLTVQGRTMWALCISDNVQLQEDEPEVAYISTMHGDEIIGMEMCLGLIDYLTSNYAADPRVQNLVNSLEIWIVPVMNPDGFVNGTRNNAHGVNLNRNFPCPYTSPVNTPAGREVETANIMNWRFGRSLTLSANFHSGAMVVNYPYDANASGQSVYTASPDDDVFIWASEEYSRYNAPMWNSPTFYHGITNGADWYVIYGGMQDWAYVYMGGNEVTIELADSTPPASQIVTYWNNNRESMMAYLETALTGVRGVVTHRLTGQPLAATVTVVGRGHTVYTDPDVGDYHRLLRPGDYDLRFEAAGCAPRVVEDIVVSSGPATRLNLRLGPPTPPGDMNCDGATDILDINPFVLALSAADQYALLFPDCDILLGDLNGDGLVDILDINPFIAALAE; encoded by the coding sequence ATGAAACGCCTCGCGCTTTTGGCTACCTTCGCCTGCAACGTCGTGATCTTCGCCGCTCCGCCGGTCGCCGCGCCACCGAGTGACTCCTTCGGGCGTTCGGCCCTCCACTGGGCGGCGCTGCGCGGCGACGCCGGGGAGTGTGCTGAACTCCTTGCCGGCGGCACAGACGTCGCCGCGGCCGACGCCAACGGCGAAACGCCGCTGCATCTGGCCGCGCGACGATTGCGAACGGACGTCGCCGCCCGACTGATCGCGGCGGGCGCGGACGTACGCGCTCGAAACCTCTCCGGCTTGACGCCGCTGGCGCTGGCGGCTCGTGCATGCCCCGGGGAGCCGGAAGCGCTCGCGCGACTAGGCGCATTGGCCGAGATTTTGATCGCTGCCGGCGCCGATCCGCGCGACGCACAACGGCCGGCGTCGCCGCCGCTGGCTCCCGAAGACCGGGCTGCGTACCACACCTACGCGCAGGTTGAGGCCGACCTCGCCGCGGCTGAGGCGCTTCATCCGGGGTTGTGCCGTCGCGTGAACCTCGGGCTAACCGTGCAGGGCCGCACGATGTGGGCGCTGTGCATTAGCGACAACGTGCAGTTGCAGGAGGACGAGCCGGAAGTCGCCTACATTTCGACCATGCACGGCGACGAAATTATCGGAATGGAGATGTGCCTAGGCCTGATCGATTACCTCACTTCCAACTACGCCGCCGATCCGCGCGTGCAGAACCTGGTGAACTCGCTTGAAATCTGGATTGTCCCCGTGATGAATCCCGACGGCTTTGTGAACGGCACGCGCAACAACGCGCACGGCGTCAACTTGAACCGCAATTTCCCCTGTCCGTACACCAGCCCGGTCAATACTCCCGCCGGCCGCGAAGTGGAGACGGCCAACATCATGAACTGGCGATTCGGGCGCTCGCTGACGCTCTCGGCCAATTTTCACAGCGGGGCCATGGTGGTGAACTACCCCTACGACGCCAATGCCAGCGGTCAATCGGTCTACACGGCTTCTCCCGACGACGATGTCTTCATCTGGGCCAGCGAAGAGTACAGCCGTTACAACGCCCCCATGTGGAACAGCCCGACGTTCTACCATGGGATTACAAATGGCGCCGACTGGTACGTGATCTACGGCGGCATGCAGGACTGGGCCTATGTCTACATGGGCGGGAACGAGGTGACCATCGAACTTGCCGACAGCACGCCCCCGGCGTCACAGATCGTGACCTACTGGAATAACAACCGCGAGTCGATGATGGCCTACCTGGAGACCGCGCTCACCGGCGTCCGCGGCGTCGTGACCCATCGCCTGACGGGCCAGCCGCTGGCCGCGACCGTCACCGTTGTCGGGCGCGGTCACACCGTCTACACCGATCCGGACGTGGGCGACTACCACCGCCTGCTGCGGCCTGGCGATTACGATCTGCGCTTCGAGGCGGCGGGCTGCGCGCCGCGCGTTGTCGAGGATATCGTCGTGTCGTCCGGTCCGGCGACGCGGCTGAACCTGCGGCTCGGCCCGCCCACGCCGCCGGGCGACATGAACTGCGACGGCGCGACGGACATTCTGGACATCAACCCGTTCGTGCTGGCGCTGAGCGCCGCGGATCAATACGCGCTGCTGTTCCCGGATTGCGACA